A window from Anomalospiza imberbis isolate Cuckoo-Finch-1a 21T00152 chromosome 8, ASM3175350v1, whole genome shotgun sequence encodes these proteins:
- the LOC137478386 gene encoding ly6/PLAUR domain-containing protein 3-like, with the protein MMWTVFSLILVSSLFVLKSEALQCYTCVGSSDDDCNRQGSQQCPGHADACAVIRGQASGIMKSCSFRSFCERARRDGSRAPGVSVHCCYSNNCNAKSLAPRVSSPSSCLSLLILTLLWQPLLKLT; encoded by the exons ATGATGTGGACAGTCTTCAGCCTGATTCTTGTCAGCTCCCTTTTTGTCCTCAAAA GTGAAGCACTGCAGTGTTACACCTGTGTAGGTTCTAGTGATGATGACTGCAACAGACAAGGAAGTCAGCAGTGTCCAGGCCATGCAGATGCCTGTGCAGTCATTAGAGGACAAGCAA GTGGCATCATGAAGTCCTGCTCGTTCAGGTCCTTCTGCGAGCGCGCCAGGCGGGACGGATCGAGGGCGCCCGGGGTGAGCGTGCACTGCTGCTACTCCAACAACTGCAACGCCAAGAGCCTGGCTCCCAGGgtcagcagccccagcagctgcctctccctcctcatcctcactcTGCTCTGGCAGCCCTTGTTGAAGCTGACATGa